The genomic interval TCTATGAAGGTGAGTTAGAGTCGCTGCGTCGTTTCAAAGAAGATGTTGGCGACGTAACACATGGGAAAGAATGCGGTATTGGCGTTAAAAATTATAATGACGTGAAGGTTGGTGATCAGATTGAAGTATTTGAAACAATCGAAGTCGCACGCACCATCGATGATAAGAAAGAGTAACGTCTTCCTATGAAATTAAACATTCAGAAAGAAAGCCATCGCGTGGCTCGGATTAACGATCTGATCCTAAAAGAACTTGCTGTTATCTTACAGCAAGAGATGAAAGACCCACGGTTAGAGATGGTAACCATTACAGAAGTGGATGTGGCGCCTAACTTGGCGCATGCAAAGGTATATTTTACGGTAATGGCGGAGAAGGGTACTGCTAGCGAACAGCAATTGGCGCTTTTAAATAAAGCTGCCGGCTTTTTAAGAAGTCAGCTGGGATCTCGCATAGTATTAAGGTACGTTCCGGCATTGCGATTTTTTTTGGATACGTCTATGGATCGTGGTAACAAACTAGATACGTTACTCGATCAAATAGATTAAAGGAGTTATCAACGTGGCACATTTACGTCGATTTCGTGGTCGTGATGTTCATGGCATTTTACTACTAGATAAGCCGCTCGGTTTGTCATCTAATGAAGCGTTACAAGAAGCAAAGCGGATTGTAAATGCGCGTAAAGCAGGGCATACCGGATCTTTAGATCCACTTGCTACAGGTATGTTGCCGATTTGTTTTGGTGAGGCGACCAAGTTTTCACAGTTTTTACTGGATGCAGATAAGTGTTATTACACGGAAATGCAACTGGGTATAAAAACCACCACGGGTGATGCCGAAGGTGAAACTGTCGAGCAAAAATCCTTTGAAGGGATTGATAAAGCCAAGTTGCAACAAGTGATGGAAAAATTTCGTGGTCACAGCAAGCAAGTGCCATCGATGTATTCCGCCTTAAAATATGAAGGTCAGCCGCTGTATAAGTTAGCGCGCGAAGGTATTGAGGTAGAGCGTGAGCCGCGTGATATTCATGTTTATGAAATTGAATTATTGGATTTTGATGCGGCATCAGGTATTGCGGCGGTGCGCATACACTGTAGCAAGGGTACCTATATTCGTACGCTGACCGAAGATATCGGTGAGCAGTTAGGCTGCGGCGCACATGTTGCGGCATTACGACGTGAGTCTGTCGGTCCCTTTGAGATGGATGATATGATTAGTTTGGAAACCTTGGCAGAAGCCAAGGATTTCAACATGACCGGCGCTGATGGCTATTTAAAGCCTATCCAAACCTGCATTGATGCTTACCCCAAGATTAAACTGACGGCAGAAAATACCCAGGCATTACAATTTGGGCAGGTCGTTCAGTTAGATAGAGTCATTGAACCCGGCATGATTCAATTATATGCCCCTGATGACACTTTTATTGGCATTGGTGAGGTTTCAGAAGACAATGAGCTGACCTCAAAACGGCTGGTCTCGGAGCGCCACGTGAAGCGCAGTATTTCGGACGAGAACTATTAATGTTGGCAAATTATGCGTATAATCCGCCACTTAACTAAGATGATATAAATTTACCCACTAAGGAGTGTTAACATGACAACAACCGTTGCACTAGATGACTTCCGTCAATCTGCAAACGACACAGGTTCACCTGAATATCAGGTGGCAATTTTTACCAAGAGAATCACCCACTTAACCACCCATCTTAAGGCAAACCCTAAAGATGCGCATACGCGTCGTGGCTTAACCCGTTTGGTGAGCAAGCGCCGTAAATCGTTGGATTATCTCAAAGGTAAAAACTTCGATCGCTACCAGAAATTAATTAAAGCACTAGGCATCCGCCGTTAAGGAATATTATGTTTAAGCAAGTTACGAAAACGTTTCAATTTGGGGCACATGAAGTCAGCATAGAGACGGGTTATATTGCTCGTCAGGCGACTGCGTCCGTGATGGTGAATATGGCTGATACAATGGTATTGGTTACCGTTGTGGGTAAAGACGATGCTGATCCAATGCGTCCATTCTTCCCGTTAACTGTTAACTACCAAGAGCGTCAATATGCGGCTGGTAGTATTCCTGGCGGTTATTTGAAACGTGAAGGTCGTCCATCTGAGCGTGAAACATTAACATCACGTTTAATTGATAGACCGATTCGTCCCTTGTTCCCTGATGGCTTTAAAAATACAGTGCAAGTTGTTGCTACGGTTATGTCTCTAAACCCAGAAGTGGGTGGTGACATTCCTGCAATGATTGGTGCGTCTGCTGCGTTGGCATTATCAGGCATTCCATTTGGCGGCCCGATTGGTGCGGCGAAAGTGGGTTGTATTGGTAATCAATTAGTACTTAACCCAACGCCTGAGCAACTCGAACAATCTGATTTAGAAATGACAGTTGCTGGTACAGACAAAGCGGTATTAATGGTGGAATCACAAGCAAAAGAATTGCCTGAATCTACTATGCGTCAAGCAGTGATGTTTGCCCACAAAGAAATGCAGGTCATTATCAAGGCCGTTAACGAATTAGTTGCGGAAGCGGGTAAACCTCGTTGGGATTGGACAGCACCGGCATTAGATACAGACCTTTGGGGTAAGTTAACAGGCTTGGCGGAAGCACCGTTGGTCGATGCTTACAAAACCAAAGACAAAGTTGCTCGTCAAGTTAAAATTGCTGAGATTCAAGATACGGTGATGCAAGCACTTTGCCCCGAAGATCAAGAAGCCGCATATACTGATAAAGATGTTGTACCTTTATTTAAAAAGCTGGAAAAACAAATTGTTCGTAGCAGTGTCTTACGTGGCGAACCACGTATTGACGGTCGCGACACAAAAACCGTGCGTCCTATTCATGTGAAAGTGGGTGCTTTACCACGTGCACATGGCTCAGCCGTATTCACTCGTGGTGAAACACAAGCAATTGTGACGACCACCTTGGGTTCTGGTCGTGATGCGCAAATCGTTGATTTGCCTGAAACGGAAACCAAAGATCAATTCATGTTGCATTACAACTTCCCTCCTTATTGTGTGGGTGAGACTGGCATGATGGGTTCTCCAAAACGTCGTGAAATCGGTCATGGTCGTTTGGCACGTCGCGCGTTAGAAGCCGTATTGCCTAGCCAAGAAGATTTCCCTTATGTATTACGATTGGTGTCTGAAATTACTGAGTCAAATGGCTCAAGCTCCATGGCTTCTGTCTGTGGTTCAAGCTTGGCGATGATGGACGCAGGTGTGAAATTGAAAGCACCGGTTGCGGGTATCGCGATGGGCTTGATTAAAGACGGCGATAAGTACGCAGTCTTGACAGATATCTTGGGTGATGAAGATCACTTAGGTGATATGGACTTTAAAGTAGCGGGTACCGAGCAAGGTATTACGGCTTTACAAATGGATATCAAAATCGATGGTATCACTGAAGAAATTATGGATATCGCATTGGCGCAAGCGCACGATGCACGTAAACATATTTTAGGTGTGATGAACGAAGTGATTAGTGCGCCACGTGAAGAAATGTCTGATTTTGCACCGCGTATTCATACTTTCAAAATCAACCCAGAAAAAATCCGTGACGTGATTGGTAAAGGTGGTGCGGTAATTCGTTCCATCACAGAAGAAACTGGCGTGACTATCGACATCGACGATGATGGTACGATTAAAATTGCGGCAGTGGATGGTGAAGCAGCGAAAGCAGCAATCCAGCGCATTGATGACATCACAGCAGATTTAGAAATTGGTAAAGTCTACGAAGGTAAAGTGGTTAAAATCACAGACTTCGGCGCATTTGTTAGCGTGTTAGCTGACAAGCAAGGGCTGGTTCACATTTCTCAAATCAAAGAAGAGCGTATCGAGAATGTTAGCGACCACGTTTCTGAAGGCCAAGAAGTTAAAGTGAAAGTGGTTGAAATCGATCGTCAAGGTCGTGTCCGCTTGAGCATGAAAGAAGTTGAGCAAGACGCTTAACAACTAGTGTAATGAAAAATGGGGCTAACGCCCCATTTTTTTTGGAAGCAAGTGAATACACTAGCAAATATGTAGTAGGATATACTACACTTGACCTCTCTATATACGGATGTGAATGTGATGACGGATACAGACAGCAAAAAGTTGGATTTTACTGCTTTTCCTAAAGCATTAGTCAGTTTGGAACGGGCGGCTGTACGTGCACAAGCAGCAAGGAACGACGAAGAGCTACGGGATGCCGTTATTCTGCGTTTCGAATAAAGCTATGAACTCTCCTGGAAAATGCTAAAACGCCAGTTAGAACTTGAGTCACCTAACCCAACAGCAGTGGATGCATTTTCATTCAAGCAACTTATCCGAGAGGGGGCTGAAAAGCAGCTACTTTCCTCACCAGCGCAATGGTTTGTGTATCGAGAGCAGCGCAATATCACCTCACATACCTATGATGCAAAAAAAGCGGAATCAGTGTTCCTAACAGCCTTACAATTTTTGCCGGATGCACAACAATTATTGTCTGCATTAACTAAGCGTTAACATATGATTACGCTTGAGCCACACTCTCTTTTGCTTGTTCAATCGATACTTGAGCAATACATTCCTACGAAGAAGGTTCTATTATTTGGGTCTCGCGCAAATAATACGGCTAAGCCATACTCTGATATCGATTTAGCGGTATTGAGCGATGTACCGCTGCCTGTGGAGACGCTGGCACAGCTGAGGCTCGCGTTCGAAGAATCTGACTTACCTTATAAAGTTGATCTCGTCGAATGGTGTACACTGACAGAGGCCTTTCAGCAAATTATTAAATCCGCCCCAGTAGAGGTTGTTCACCCTGAAAATCTCAGCTAAACCCGTATTTATGGGCAACTAACAACGCTGCGGTCTTCACCCAAATTGCCTGATTTGCTGGAGAATCCAGCGCGGGATGGGTCTTTGCAAAGGCTTGCCAGGTTTGTTTCGGGTGCGCATGCCAATAGGTTTTTCCGGCATTAACAGCAAGCATGAACTTTTCAGCAAGCCTTTTATCCAGCGGTTTATGCATGATGATAACCAATGCGGGGTAGGGTTTTACACCGTAATCTTCTGGGTAAAACAAGCGTGTCTTAATCCCTTTTAATTTTAGCTCAAGCGGTTCAACATTTCGAAAGACATCAGATGACGCATCGACGCCTCGTGTTAGCAAAGCTTGCGCAATATTGTAATGTACTTGAATGAGTTGCACATCTTGCAGCGTCAACCCAACGTGTGCCAGCATGGTTTGTAAATGTTGGCTAGGCTTGCTGCCAGAGATGGCGATGCGCTTTCCCTTTAAATCCTGCAGTTTTTTAACAGGGCTGTCTGCTAATACCATCACAGTACTTAATGGGGTATCAATTAAATTGCCAATGACCTGAATCGGTAAATGCTGCTTTCGCGCGAGTCTCACACTATGTTGATAACTTATCCCAATATCAAACTGCCCAGCTGCAACGAGCTTTAAAGGATCCGTCGGATCCGCGGGTGCCGTGAGGTTTACGGCTAAGCCTTCACGCTGAAAAAAACCTTGCTGCTGTGCAACAAAAAGAGCGGCATGGTTAGGATTAGCCGCCCAGTCTAGTAATACATTAATTTTCTGCAGCGGTGCAGCTACTGCGAGTTGGTAGCAACAGAGAAAGAGGTACAGCCATTTTTTCATTTAAAACGAAAACTTCCGCGTAGCCGCTTTCGATCCGTTGCCGTTGTTACTAGGGGACCCAGTGAGCCCTTCCTGCGAGGCAGCAAACGGCCCCGGATAGAAGTCACTCATCTGAACTTCATCAGGCTCCGCAGTATGCGGGTCAGTAGTCGAAAGAGGCTGATACGGATAGCTGTTATTTTTTAAATGCCTGCTATTCCCGGATGAGAATACGTTTTTAATCGCACGCGGAATCATGCTACAAGCATCCAAAAACAAACCCCCTAAAAAGACGGGAGATGTCAGTATAAGACGTACGGCATCCATAACATACGCAGGAAAGTCACCTTTAGGATAAGGTTCCTCTTTAGAGGGATCGATCCCAGAACATGCCAGGCCCAGTAAGGCGCCCATTGGCGCTACCATGATTGCTAATAGACCCACGTAAGCAAAAAGCGAGGCAGGTACGGCGCTACCAGGGAATGAAAACAACAGTAACATTCCTCCTAAAAAAGCACCAACCAATCCTAGCCCAGCTGCTGTACCAAGCAGCGTAGATACGACGACGCCCAATGTTTTCATGAGCCAATTGCGATCAAAAGTCTTTTGCGCACGCTGAGCCCAATACGAATGATCGCCAAATATCTCAGTGCTCATTTGATTGAGCGCATCCGTTAAGGGAAAAAAGGTTTTGAATTCCATGCGAGCTTCCTGTTGTTTGCATCTTAAGCTGGGGAGATTATCATAAAAACCCAATAAACATAAGATTAAAACTCATTTGCGGTGAATAAGCCGCTTAATTGACGCAATATATGCGTAGATTATTGGCCCTTGCGAGGAATACAGGCTATAATCACCGCAAAAGGTGCGGTATTTATGACATATATTCACGAAAGAGCTAAATGGCCAGATTTAACCTGGGATGCAGGCCAACTGGCAGAAAAGCTAATGCTTGTTCGGCATAAACAGGGCTATTTATTAGGGCGTTTGAGTGCACTGGGATTTGATATTCAAACAGAAGCGGTACTAAAAACGCTTACCACAGATATTATTAAATCAAATGAGATTGAGGGTGAGTACTTAGATCCCGATCAAGTACGTTCTTCTTTAGCTAAGCGTCTGGGGATAGATGATGCTGGTTTGCCAGCTGCGAGTCGACACATCGATGGTATCGTTGAGATGATGCTTGATGCAACGCAACAGTGTCAGCAAGCGTTAACAGCCGATCGTTTGTTTGGGTGGCACCATTTATTATTTCCAACGGGCCGTAGCGGCATGCGACAAATCACAATTGCAAATTGGCGCACAGCAGACGCGGGGCCCATGCAGGTGGTTTCTGGTCCCATTGGGCGAGAAAAAGTTCATTATGAAGCGCCAAGTGCAAAACGATTAGTTGAAGAAATGTCAGCATTTCTAGATTGGTTTAATCATGAAGAAGGTGTCGATCCTATTATTAAAGCGGGTGCAGCCCATTTTTGGTTTGTTACGATTCACCCTTTTGAAGATGGTAATGGCCGTATTGCCCGTGCAATTGCAGACTTATGTTTGACGCGCGCTGATGGTGTTCCTCAGCGATTTTATAGTATGTCAGCCAGTATTGAGTGTGCGCGAAAACAATATTATGAAATATTAGAACATACACAAGGTGGCGGCTTGAACATTACGGCCTGGTTACAATGGTTCTTAGATTGCTTGCTTGATGCGATTGAACAGGCTGATGTGACCTTAGAAAAAGTGTTAGCTAAGGCTGCGATTTTTGAACGATTATCTAAACATAACATTAACGATAGGCAACGGAAGATGTTGAATTTATTGTTTGGTAATTTCCAAGGAAAACTAAGCACGAGCAAGTATGCGAAAATAGCGAAGTGTTCGCACGATACCGCGCTGCGCGATATTCAAGTGTTGATTGATTACAGCGTATTAGAAAAAGACCCAGCTAGCGGTAGCGGACGCGGCACACGTTATGTATTAGTAAGCCGCTGAGACGCAACGGAAACGTCACTATCATCACTTCTCACACTAAGCTGATCTACATCATTTTCGCCTCGAGATTCTGTCGACAAGGGAGAAGCGTATGTTGTCTCAGTAAGCGGATGTTCACTTTGATGACCTGTACTGGTATTTGGCGCTGCAGTACGTCTTGTGAAGGTAGTAGTCATATCAGCTGGTGCGGATGAAAATGCTTTTGTTCCTGATTTCCATTCACCCCGTGTGCATAGATTGATAATTCCCCGCGGAAGCCATAACAAAGCATCAAGGGCCAGTGTCGGTAACAAAACAGGAGACGTGAGCAATAAACGCAGCGTACCCATCACGTTCGCTGGTAAAACACCTTGTCCAGATTTGCCAGAAGAAGAAATGGCGAATCCAGCCAATGATCCAATAACACCTGCGACAACAGCGCCTATGAATAAATTCATTAACAGTGGCACAAGAGGAAAAGGGCCGCCGGCTGCGAGGCAGAACAACGCGATCACGCCAATCGTAGCGGCAACCATCGCAAGTGCCGTAAGACAGCCAATAAGGGCAGAGGTGAATGCCCCTAGGGTTCTCATTCTGTCGCTTTGAGCAAAGGTCCTGTCTGCGCGCTTCGTCCAGTAATCGTTGTCACCAAAGCTATCGATGGCTGCTTTATTCAATTTAACCGTTAAAGGAAAAAACGTTTGGAATTCCATACCTTAATCCGTATTCTCTGATTGTTTAGCGAAGAATATTACCATAAAAACACCCGTCATGTCAAATTATTGCTCACTTTCGTAGATTAATAGCTTTTGCCCGCCAGAGGCGCTAGTGCGCGGTGCAGTACGATCATCTCCTATTGCACCATTGCATACAACCCCAAAGATATAGATTAAGAGTGTATTTGCTTCCCGGCACACTTACTAAGAATTACTAGGTTGCGTTGAGGTAGGTGAAGGCGGATATTCAGAGAAGGCTATTTTTTCAGAAACACTTTGTGCGCCGCCTACGGTTAAGTTCAATTTTAAGTAATCCTCTCTGAATGTTTTATCAAACACATCTCGAATAGGAAGACCCTCAGCCATACGGTAGTAATGTGACAAAGATAAAGGTGTTTCCAAATTAACTTTGTCAGCACAGTGGCCATAGATAGCTACATGAAAGGCTTGCTTAGCAAATATCAGCATCTCTTTTACAAAGCTGGCACGAATAAATTCAGCGCGCGGTTTCAATGGAGAAATGGAAAGTGCAAGGTCGAGCCAATAGCGTGCTGCAGTGAGATCCTGATCAGCCAGTAAATTTTTTGTATTAACGGGTGGTGTAGATGTTTGCAATAAAGCTTGCTTTAACTTACTCAGTGTTTCCAGTGTCGCATCATAAGCTTCGCGCGCCTTGAGTAAGGGCAACAACAATGTTTTATTACTGGCTTTAACCCCAGCGGGTGAATTTGAAAAGCGTAATTCATTGGCATTCTGACAAAAAGCAATGTTTAGCGCGATATCATCTCTTGTCCACGGGCTTAGGCAGAGACATTCCCATGTAGAATATGTCGTTGAATTGGGGTGATATAACAAAGAAGCACCTTGCGTTAAACACTCTACATAGGTTGGCAGATCGCTTACACACGCATTATAAGCACGCTTAGACAACTCTTCTTCGGCTGTTTTAGTCTCTGAAGCTTGTGTACCTATTAATAGCCTTAACCAACTTAACATAACGACACCTTCTTAATCGTTAGAATGATAACACAATATCGTTTTTTTTAGACATGATTTTCTACACTTTACTGTTGTATTCGCTGTACAGTCCGCCCAACTGGCAGCTCCTCTGGGGAGTTACCAGACCTTAAATAGTATCTTCTAGCTCCTTTCTCTCTGGGGTCAGTAAGATCTAGCGCACCGGCTGCCATGTGAGGGCTTTCAGAAAATACCATTGTATCCTGTTCCTCAGACGACAGTGTTTGCGCTGTCTGTAATTTTCTGCCGGTGTGTTTTAACACATCAAGCGCAAATTGATATGTAGACTTTGCTTGCGCATGAACCCGGCTAGAAATCCCTGCATCGAAAATCGATACAGTCACTCCTGCTATCAATACACTTGCAAATAGAAAAGTTTTCATCGAGTTGTAAAAGGCTTTGTCTTCATTTGACAGCCAGTTTCGTTGGTTCTAGAATCTAAATAGGTATATTAAGTGATGACCTTATAAATGAAACCATCAGAAGCATTGAGCTTAAATAGAGATAGCGTAAGGGAAATAGTGCTGCGGCATCATGGCACCAATGCGCGCGTATTTGGTTCAGTTATCATGAATGAAGATACTGAAGCCAGTGACTTAGACTTACTCATTGATCCCACGCCAGAGACAACATTGATGGATATCGGTGCGATTCGTCATGAGGTAAAAAATTTATTAGGGGTGCCTGTTGATGTTTTAACCCCAAATGCACTCCCCAAGCAGTTTAGGCAAGATGTACTTTCTCGGCCTGTTCCATTATGACCAACAAAAAAGCCTTACGAACGGATGACTATCTTGCTCATATGCTCGAGGCAATACGTCGTATTGATGAATATGTCACAGATCTTGATGAAGTGAGTTTTATCAACAGTACGCTGGCGCAAGATGTGGCAGGAGAGAGTGCTACGGTTGATGAAGCAAGCTCAAGCGAAGAAAAAAAACCACGCCTGAGCCCATCTCAATTAGAGCCAAATCAAACGGCTATTACTGATCAGAATCTAGAGAGAATGGAAGCTCAATTCGAATCCAGAGGCGAAGAGTTTCAAGCTTTTTTTTCCAGCTTTGTTGATGGATATGTAGCGGATGCCGCGCCCCCAGAAGAAACGGCTGATAAACAGACGATGACACCAAAATAGAGGAGTGCTAATTATGCCTAACGGTGATGATGATAATGTAAACAGTAATGGCAACAGCGCCAGTCATGCAGCTGAGAAACATGCTATGGCTTTATATTTTGTATGTCTGCCAAAAGTGCAGGATGATCTGATTGCGAAAGCTGAAAAAAAGTTAGGTCGCACAATGGATGTGGAGGAACGTAAAGGCTTTCTTCGGTTAGCGGCACAAAAAGTCGAGAAGTCTGAGCTGTTTCAAGAAATGCTTAATGATGATGCAAAAGACGTTGACAGTAATTTCTCTGGGGCACAAAAACCAGGTTTGCACTAGTCATATCCGTATCGGACCTTTTTGCATGCTAAGCCTGTTTGTGCCGTGGCATACAACCCCAAAGAAAACGCCACCAACACCACCAAGCTTGCAAACACCAAATCAATTTGCAGGCGCGCGTTTGCGATTAACATCAAGTAACCTAAACCTTTACTCGCACCGACCCATTCCCCGATGATAGCACCCATGGGTGCGAATGCTGTTGCAATACGAATACCATTCGCGAGCTGCGGCCAGGCAGCAGGTGCTTGTATGCGCCATAGGCGTTGCCAGTTAGATAAACCTTGTAAGGCAGCATAATCCAACCAAATCGATGGCGTGCGTTTTAAGCCTTGATAGAAATTACTGGTCACCGGAAAAAATAACATGAATGCCGTCACGATAATTTTCGATGTAATGCCATAACCCAGCCACAATACCAACAAGGGGGCAATCGCAAACGTCGGTAAAGCTTGGCTGACTAGTAACAAGGGCATTAACCACCAACGCACGGGTTTGAAGTACGCCATCAACAACGCTGTACTGGCGCCTGTGATAATACCTAGCCCTAAACCCAAGACCGTTTCTAATATCGTTGGCCAGGCTTGAGTGACTAATAAGTCACGCTGCACCCAGAGTGTTTTTCCAACCGCTATCGGCGTTGGTAAAAAATAAGCGGGGAGTCTCAATAGAATACAAACACTCTGCCAGGCCAATAAAAACGATAGAAAGACAATCATGCCACGTAACCCCTGTTTCATATCGATTCTCCTGCGAGTTGCGAGAGAATGGTCTCGTAGGCTGCTAGGACGGCAGGATCATTGACCTTACGTAATGGGGCGCCGCTTAAATGAATAGGGGCTTGTAGCACGGCAGGTGCTGCGCTTAATACCATAATGTGATGCCCAAGCTGCAGTGCCTCTAA from marine bacterium B5-7 carries:
- a CDS encoding cell division protein Fic, with translation MTYIHERAKWPDLTWDAGQLAEKLMLVRHKQGYLLGRLSALGFDIQTEAVLKTLTTDIIKSNEIEGEYLDPDQVRSSLAKRLGIDDAGLPAASRHIDGIVEMMLDATQQCQQALTADRLFGWHHLLFPTGRSGMRQITIANWRTADAGPMQVVSGPIGREKVHYEAPSAKRLVEEMSAFLDWFNHEEGVDPIIKAGAAHFWFVTIHPFEDGNGRIARAIADLCLTRADGVPQRFYSMSASIECARKQYYEILEHTQGGGLNITAWLQWFLDCLLDAIEQADVTLEKVLAKAAIFERLSKHNINDRQRKMLNLLFGNFQGKLSTSKYAKIAKCSHDTALRDIQVLIDYSVLEKDPASGSGRGTRYVLVSR
- a CDS encoding ABC transporter substrate-binding protein, whose product is MKKWLYLFLCCYQLAVAAPLQKINVLLDWAANPNHAALFVAQQQGFFQREGLAVNLTAPADPTDPLKLVAAGQFDIGISYQHSVRLARKQHLPIQVIGNLIDTPLSTVMVLADSPVKKLQDLKGKRIAISGSKPSQHLQTMLAHVGLTLQDVQLIQVHYNIAQALLTRGVDASSDVFRNVEPLELKLKGIKTRLFYPEDYGVKPYPALVIIMHKPLDKRLAEKFMLAVNAGKTYWHAHPKQTWQAFAKTHPALDSPANQAIWVKTAALLVAHKYGFS
- the rbfA gene encoding ribosome-binding factor A → MKLNIQKESHRVARINDLILKELAVILQQEMKDPRLEMVTITEVDVAPNLAHAKVYFTVMAEKGTASEQQLALLNKAAGFLRSQLGSRIVLRYVPALRFFLDTSMDRGNKLDTLLDQID
- the truB gene encoding tRNA pseudouridine synthase B, whose product is MAHLRRFRGRDVHGILLLDKPLGLSSNEALQEAKRIVNARKAGHTGSLDPLATGMLPICFGEATKFSQFLLDADKCYYTEMQLGIKTTTGDAEGETVEQKSFEGIDKAKLQQVMEKFRGHSKQVPSMYSALKYEGQPLYKLAREGIEVEREPRDIHVYEIELLDFDAASGIAAVRIHCSKGTYIRTLTEDIGEQLGCGAHVAALRRESVGPFEMDDMISLETLAEAKDFNMTGADGYLKPIQTCIDAYPKIKLTAENTQALQFGQVVQLDRVIEPGMIQLYAPDDTFIGIGEVSEDNELTSKRLVSERHVKRSISDENY
- a CDS encoding hypothetical protein (possible pseudo due to internal stop codon) translates to MLKRQLELESPNPTAVDAFSFKQLIREGAEKQLLSSPAQWFVYREQRNITSHTYDAKKAESVFLTALQFLPDAQQLLSALTKR
- a CDS encoding nucleotidyltransferase encodes the protein MKPSEALSLNRDSVREIVLRHHGTNARVFGSVIMNEDTEASDLDLLIDPTPETTLMDIGAIRHEVKNLLGVPVDVLTPNALPKQFRQDVLSRPVPL
- the pnp gene encoding polyribonucleotide nucleotidyltransferase produces the protein MFKQVTKTFQFGAHEVSIETGYIARQATASVMVNMADTMVLVTVVGKDDADPMRPFFPLTVNYQERQYAAGSIPGGYLKREGRPSERETLTSRLIDRPIRPLFPDGFKNTVQVVATVMSLNPEVGGDIPAMIGASAALALSGIPFGGPIGAAKVGCIGNQLVLNPTPEQLEQSDLEMTVAGTDKAVLMVESQAKELPESTMRQAVMFAHKEMQVIIKAVNELVAEAGKPRWDWTAPALDTDLWGKLTGLAEAPLVDAYKTKDKVARQVKIAEIQDTVMQALCPEDQEAAYTDKDVVPLFKKLEKQIVRSSVLRGEPRIDGRDTKTVRPIHVKVGALPRAHGSAVFTRGETQAIVTTTLGSGRDAQIVDLPETETKDQFMLHYNFPPYCVGETGMMGSPKRREIGHGRLARRALEAVLPSQEDFPYVLRLVSEITESNGSSSMASVCGSSLAMMDAGVKLKAPVAGIAMGLIKDGDKYAVLTDILGDEDHLGDMDFKVAGTEQGITALQMDIKIDGITEEIMDIALAQAHDARKHILGVMNEVISAPREEMSDFAPRIHTFKINPEKIRDVIGKGGAVIRSITEETGVTIDIDDDGTIKIAAVDGEAAKAAIQRIDDITADLEIGKVYEGKVVKITDFGAFVSVLADKQGLVHISQIKEERIENVSDHVSEGQEVKVKVVEIDRQGRVRLSMKEVEQDA
- a CDS encoding ABC transporter permease, with the translated sequence MKQGLRGMIVFLSFLLAWQSVCILLRLPAYFLPTPIAVGKTLWVQRDLLVTQAWPTILETVLGLGLGIITGASTALLMAYFKPVRWWLMPLLLVSQALPTFAIAPLLVLWLGYGITSKIIVTAFMLFFPVTSNFYQGLKRTPSIWLDYAALQGLSNWQRLWRIQAPAAWPQLANGIRIATAFAPMGAIIGEWVGASKGLGYLMLIANARLQIDLVFASLVVLVAFSLGLYATAQTGLACKKVRYGYD
- the rpsO gene encoding 30S ribosomal protein S15, producing the protein MTTTVALDDFRQSANDTGSPEYQVAIFTKRITHLTTHLKANPKDAHTRRGLTRLVSKRRKSLDYLKGKNFDRYQKLIKALGIRR